In Mercenaria mercenaria strain notata chromosome 15, MADL_Memer_1, whole genome shotgun sequence, a single genomic region encodes these proteins:
- the LOC123552361 gene encoding uncharacterized protein LOC123552361 — MSTSASFDNPEEFQEAMASVRNDASEDVYVIVGHIDNDPARVGVLKVGQSVDELADLVDSEQVMYILARYESTFDMSTTVKFVYFRWLGENVAFTKKGKFGVVHGSIQEKFNPYHLFIETGSVDDFLADKILQQLEENTGKKSKVLESTQGHQMRGFTATQLPERERSAKTGPLMSSVGATVKISEDVLEAISTVRHDENPTRWLVAEYLDGSPKGPIILTATGEGDSDEIVEVLSEDKPMYALYRTADVVDDITIVKFVYIIWVGNSVKPMTKAKISTHKGIAESTFGPFHVAIFASDSAELSEKAITEKVTSASGSKSHVK, encoded by the exons ATGAGTACTTCGGCTTCATTTGACAATCCAGAAGAGTTTCAAGAAGCTATGGCTTCCGTCAGAAATGATGCGTCTGAGGATGTATACGTTATTGTAGGTCATATAGACAATGATCCAGCTAGGGTTGGTGTCCTTAAAGTTGGACAAAGTGTAGATGAACTGGCCGACCTAGTGGACAGTGAACAG GTGATGTACATTTTAGCTAGATATGAGAGTACATTTGACATGTCCACAACAGTCAAGTTTGTTTACTTCAGATG gTTAGGGGAGAATGTAGCATTCACAAAGAAAGGGAAGTTTGGTGTGGTCCACGGAAGTATCCAGGAAAAGTTTAACCcatatcatttatttatagaGACAGGGTCAGTTGATGATTTCCTGGCAGATAAAATTTTACAGCAG TTGGAAGAAAACACTGGTAAGAAATCTAAAGTTCTGGAGAGTACTCAAGGCCATCAGATGAGGGGATTTACAGCCACACAGTTGCCTGAGAGAGAACGGTCTGCTAAGACAG GTCCTTTGATGTCTAGTGTTGGAGCCACAGTAAAAATATCTGAGGACGTCCTCGAAGCAATTTCAACGGTCAGACATGATGAAAACCCAACAAGATGGCTGGTTGCTGAGTACTT AGATGGAAGCCCCAAGGGTCCTATTATACTGACAGCCACTGGAGAAGGTGACAGTGATGAAATAGTGGAAGTCCTCAGCGAAGATAAACCAATGTATGCCTTATACCGAACAGCCGATGTTGTAGACGATATAACCATTGTCAAGTTTGTGTATATCATATG GGTCGGCAACAGTGTAAAACCAATGACTAAAGCGAAAATATCAACCCATAAAGGAATTGCCGAGAGCACATTTGGACCTTTTCATGTCGCTATATTTGCCTCAGATTCTGCAGAACTTTCAGAAAAAGCCATCACAGAAAAG GTTACATCGGCCTCTGGAAGTAAATCCCATGTGAAGTAG
- the LOC123552354 gene encoding proteasome subunit beta type-7-like translates to MAAVQVESPGFSFENCSRNRHLEKIGLKAPTAYKTGTTIAGIIYKDGVVLGADTRATEDTIVADKNCSKIHYLADNMYCCGAGTAADTEMTTQMIASQLELHKLNTGRKPRVATANRLLKQMLFRYQGYISAALVLGGVDVTGPHLYSIHPHGSTDKLPYVTMGSGSLAAMATFEAGFKPNMEKAEALKLVRDAIAAGIFNDLGSGSNVDLCVITADKVEYLRPYDEANVKGQREGNYGFKRGSTAIVSTEVKKIPFDIVSTQVSSTPMDTA, encoded by the exons aaaccgACATCTTGAAAAAATAGGTCTGAAAGCTCCAACAGCCTATAAAACCGGAACCACTATAGCTGGTATCATATATAAG GATGGAGTTGTACTGGGAGCTGATACCAGGGCAACAGAAGACACTATTGTCGCTGACAAGAACTGTAGCAAAATTCACTACCTTGCTGATAATATGTA TTGTTGTGGTGCAGGAACAGCAGCAGACACAGAGATGACCACACAGATGATAGCGTCACAGTTAGAACTTCATAAACTGAATACTGGCAGGAAACCCAGAGTTGCCACCGCCAACAGACTTCTCAAACAGATGTTATTTAG ATATCAAGGTTATATCAGTGCTGCCCTAGTACTAGGAGGGGTAGATGTTACAGGGCCACATCTGTATTCAATACATCCACATGGGTCAACAGATAAACTGCCCTATGTTACCATGG GATCTGGATCATTAGCAGCCATGGCAACTTTTGAAGCAGGATTTAAACCCAATATGGAG AAAGCAGAGGCATTGAAGCTTGTTCGAGATGCCATTGCAGCTGGTATATTCAATGATCTGGGCTCTGGATCAAATGTAGATCTATGTGTGATAACTGCCGACAAGGTGGAATATTTGCGACCATACGATGAAGCTAATGTAAAAGGACAAAG AGAAGGCAACTATGGTTTCAAGAGAGGGAGTACAGCTATAGTGAGCACCGAGGTGAAGAAAATTCCATTTGACATTGTTTCAACCCAAGTCAGTTCCACACCaatggacacagcatga